A single genomic interval of Luteolibacter yonseiensis harbors:
- a CDS encoding response regulator has product MISSKKSVVVVEDDPRLQQHLIMLLEKPVDITCLTAVSSAEEALERIPAYRPDVVLMDINLPGISGIDCIRELKKKLPRLEVVMLTAYEEEDNIFRALKEGASGYLLKSSTPEDIYNAIRDVYSGGAPFSSHIARKVAQYFRSEKNLEDENEKLTPREKDVLKLLASGYIYKEVADQLDISLETVRTYVKRICIKLHVRSKVEAILKFRS; this is encoded by the coding sequence ATGATCTCCAGCAAGAAATCCGTGGTAGTGGTCGAAGACGATCCCCGGCTCCAGCAGCACCTCATCATGTTGTTGGAAAAACCCGTGGACATCACCTGCCTCACGGCGGTCTCCTCGGCGGAGGAGGCCTTGGAAAGAATCCCCGCCTACCGGCCGGACGTGGTGCTGATGGACATCAACCTGCCGGGCATCTCCGGGATCGACTGCATCCGCGAGCTGAAGAAGAAGCTTCCACGGCTGGAGGTTGTGATGCTGACCGCCTATGAGGAGGAGGACAACATCTTCCGCGCCCTGAAGGAAGGAGCCAGCGGCTACCTGCTCAAGTCCAGCACGCCGGAGGACATCTACAACGCGATCCGCGATGTCTACTCGGGAGGCGCGCCGTTTTCCAGCCACATCGCCCGCAAGGTGGCACAGTATTTCCGATCCGAGAAGAACCTTGAAGACGAGAATGAGAAACTCACGCCCAGGGAGAAGGACGTGCTGAAGCTGCTCGCCTCCGGATATATCTACAAGGAGGTCGCGGACCAGTTGGACATTTCATTGGAAACCGTGCGGACCTATGTGAAACGGATCTGCATCAAGCTGCATGTGCGCAGCAAGGTGGAGGCGATCTTGAAATTCCGATCGTGA
- a CDS encoding zeta toxin family protein — MDLTALKVDVTASEVLSFFADSVFLKSQNLEDQAKSLRFVDGRLDFSAVEVNSYLASVTVDFLRQWYLRKRVSFTFESVMSHAGKIRLLADAQESGYRTYLYYVATADPEINISRVHNRVALGGHAVPESKIVSRYHRSLDLLMDAIKQTNRAYIFDNSTDNPAGNHTWLAEITDGRTMELKTDLIPSWFNKAVLDKIR; from the coding sequence TTGGATCTGACCGCTCTGAAAGTGGATGTGACGGCTTCCGAGGTATTGTCATTTTTTGCGGATTCGGTTTTTCTCAAGTCGCAGAATCTGGAGGATCAGGCGAAATCGCTTCGCTTCGTTGACGGCCGGCTGGATTTCAGCGCTGTGGAGGTGAATTCCTACCTCGCTTCCGTGACTGTGGATTTTCTTCGGCAATGGTATTTGCGGAAGCGGGTCAGCTTTACCTTTGAAAGTGTCATGTCGCATGCTGGTAAAATCAGGCTGCTGGCGGATGCACAGGAATCCGGATACAGGACTTATTTGTACTACGTCGCCACGGCTGACCCTGAAATCAATATTTCGAGGGTTCACAACCGTGTCGCCCTGGGAGGGCACGCTGTTCCGGAAAGCAAGATCGTGAGTCGGTATCATCGCTCCCTGGATCTTCTGATGGATGCCATCAAACAAACCAACCGCGCCTACATTTTCGACAACTCCACCGATAACCCGGCCGGCAATCATACGTGGTTGGCGGAAATAACGGATGGGAGAACAATGGAGCTGAAAACCGATCTGATTCCCTCCTGGTTCAACAAGGCTGTATTGGACAAAATCCGCTGA
- a CDS encoding sensor histidine kinase: MNLLPHSIALLTGGFVFAEEGVRPTWIELFTEHSTQPVRGADVAVSPDAKQLRFVMNPGSPRVRYRLEGLDTGWQNKTDEMFFIVRFHNSNGDPISQLSFPANGVSPGWKGSVERSTFTQRREIIRPPDGTACVTLVMSSAGPANVVGVFAVSDIAFSAVSDDGKPPVALLANSRPPGTGDFIWSKSGTHPSMATTVWLGPEEARKETFVITDDDITAHADWVTTLRNLQDPLQGKSLELRWNETYSTGTGGPITAVYERLPAGSYRLRVEDLSITGESLGSGTVMAVKVPLPYWKNLRFWAACMAVTAILGTLYGRRLIRRRINRHLRHAQLIADERLRIARDLHDDLGTRLSHISLLGAYAETNSADEEARATFGQITAMSRELISALSETVWMLNPKNNKLEALVDFLCRLVSELCRLSEIRCRIDAMPSIQEVTVSHEFRHNVSLAVKEIVNNALRHSQATEIKMAILHENQQLKITVTDNGVGLTREPGKTGLGLENISQRMSAIHGTCMIAPHENGGLEITLEAPIS, from the coding sequence ATGAATCTCCTGCCCCACAGCATCGCCCTTCTCACGGGTGGATTTGTTTTCGCGGAGGAGGGCGTCCGGCCGACATGGATCGAGCTTTTCACCGAGCACTCGACCCAGCCGGTGCGCGGTGCCGATGTCGCGGTTTCGCCCGATGCCAAGCAACTGCGGTTTGTGATGAATCCCGGTTCGCCGCGCGTCCGCTACCGCCTGGAGGGCCTCGACACGGGCTGGCAGAACAAGACGGACGAGATGTTCTTCATCGTCCGCTTCCACAACAGCAACGGCGATCCCATTTCCCAGCTGTCCTTTCCCGCCAACGGCGTGAGCCCGGGTTGGAAGGGAAGCGTCGAGCGGTCCACCTTCACGCAGAGGCGGGAAATCATCAGACCACCCGACGGCACGGCGTGCGTCACGCTGGTGATGTCATCCGCGGGTCCGGCGAACGTGGTGGGGGTTTTCGCGGTCTCGGACATCGCCTTTTCGGCGGTTTCCGATGATGGGAAACCTCCGGTCGCATTGCTGGCGAACAGCCGCCCGCCCGGCACCGGTGATTTCATCTGGAGCAAATCCGGCACCCATCCGTCGATGGCGACCACGGTCTGGCTGGGTCCCGAAGAAGCCAGGAAGGAGACGTTCGTCATCACGGACGACGACATCACGGCTCACGCGGACTGGGTCACCACGCTGAGAAACCTGCAGGATCCCCTGCAGGGAAAGTCGCTGGAACTGCGGTGGAACGAAACCTACAGCACCGGCACGGGCGGCCCCATCACGGCGGTTTACGAAAGACTTCCCGCGGGTTCCTACCGGCTGCGCGTGGAGGACCTCTCCATCACGGGGGAGTCCCTCGGATCGGGAACTGTCATGGCGGTGAAGGTCCCCCTGCCCTACTGGAAGAACCTCCGGTTCTGGGCGGCGTGCATGGCGGTGACCGCCATCCTCGGCACGCTCTACGGGCGCAGGCTCATCCGGCGGCGCATCAACCGCCACCTCCGCCACGCCCAGCTCATCGCCGACGAGCGCCTGCGGATCGCAAGGGATCTCCATGACGACCTCGGCACCCGGCTTTCCCACATCTCCCTGCTGGGAGCCTACGCGGAGACCAACAGCGCGGACGAGGAGGCGCGGGCCACCTTCGGCCAGATCACCGCGATGTCACGCGAGCTCATCAGCGCGCTTTCCGAAACGGTGTGGATGCTGAATCCGAAGAACAACAAGCTCGAGGCGCTGGTGGATTTCCTCTGCCGCCTCGTCAGCGAGCTCTGCCGGCTCTCGGAAATCCGCTGCCGCATCGACGCCATGCCATCCATCCAGGAGGTGACCGTCAGCCACGAGTTCCGCCACAACGTCAGCCTCGCGGTGAAAGAGATCGTCAACAACGCGCTGCGCCACTCGCAGGCCACGGAGATCAAGATGGCCATCCTGCACGAGAACCAGCAGTTGAAGATCACCGTGACGGACAACGGAGTGGGCCTCACCCGCGAACCGGGCAAGACCGGCCTCGGTCTGGAAAACATCAGCCAGCGCATGTCCGCGATCCACGGCACCTGCATGATCGCCCCCCATGAGAACGGCGGCCTGGAAATCACCTTGGAAGCACCGATCAGCTAA